Proteins co-encoded in one Vibrio sp. SNU_ST1 genomic window:
- a CDS encoding VWA domain-containing protein — MPDSLVLQQFFTQFHFIRPLWLLAFIPMFFLLWIRWREETKPTWKDILPAHLRDALTIGETGWRKQLPLKLLMVIVTIAIIICSGPTWQREASPFGEDKASMLVVLDNSDSMLAKDLPPSRLERSKQKIRDLLAARKGGNTGLVVYAGSAHVAMPVTQDSKVFEPFLAAITPNIMPVSGKSAEEALPLINQQLSGELGSSVLLVSDGVNPSTIRAFETFFNDNPYQLLILAAGNRSVVSDNPVDLGSLRNLANKTGGRVIEVTVDDSDIQQLNQAVERNMQLNGESAMPWKDMGYGLLIPMAIIMLLWFRKGWLVQWCVVGVLITGSVYSPHTLAKTVSLTADKPVVEESLTVWDKTAQWWWDLWLTPDQQGQRLLNQKEYLEAAKHFTDPMRKGAAYYYARDFKLAHSAFLQTKTALGFYNAASALARQREYLAARDLLKTLSEKPDQSPKLRADVENNLAVLSGIVEEVNRTSESQSGTTDGPEESLELDDDQPRTGDGAEEETVAELMLKETLNANEILGSQELADKWLKRVEADPKFFLKSKFQIQLREPVPSIEQMKKQQQMPKQEQTQ; from the coding sequence GTTGTGGATTCGCTGGAGAGAAGAGACCAAACCAACGTGGAAAGACATTCTGCCTGCACACTTACGTGATGCATTGACCATTGGTGAAACCGGTTGGCGCAAACAGTTACCACTAAAGCTTTTAATGGTGATTGTGACAATCGCCATTATTATCTGCTCAGGCCCTACATGGCAACGTGAAGCTTCGCCGTTTGGTGAAGACAAAGCCTCGATGTTAGTGGTACTCGATAACAGTGACTCTATGCTGGCTAAAGACTTACCACCAAGTCGCTTGGAACGCTCCAAACAGAAAATTAGAGACTTGCTCGCAGCGCGTAAAGGCGGCAACACAGGTTTGGTTGTGTATGCAGGCAGTGCCCATGTTGCGATGCCTGTCACTCAAGACAGCAAGGTATTCGAACCGTTTCTAGCGGCTATCACCCCTAATATTATGCCTGTATCCGGTAAGTCAGCAGAAGAGGCATTGCCACTCATCAATCAACAACTGTCTGGTGAGTTAGGCTCGTCAGTGTTGTTGGTATCAGATGGTGTAAACCCAAGTACTATCAGGGCGTTCGAAACCTTCTTTAACGACAACCCTTATCAGCTGCTCATTCTAGCGGCAGGAAACCGTAGTGTGGTGAGCGATAACCCAGTCGACCTCGGTTCATTACGCAACTTGGCGAATAAGACAGGTGGTCGAGTGATTGAGGTGACCGTTGACGATTCGGATATTCAACAACTGAATCAGGCTGTTGAAAGAAACATGCAGCTCAACGGTGAATCTGCTATGCCTTGGAAAGACATGGGATACGGCCTACTAATCCCAATGGCTATTATCATGCTGCTGTGGTTTAGAAAAGGGTGGTTGGTTCAATGGTGTGTGGTTGGGGTTTTGATTACAGGCAGCGTGTATTCTCCGCACACTTTGGCGAAAACGGTCAGTTTAACAGCTGACAAGCCGGTGGTTGAAGAGTCCCTGACGGTTTGGGATAAAACAGCCCAATGGTGGTGGGATTTATGGCTAACACCTGATCAACAGGGACAGCGTCTACTAAACCAAAAGGAATATCTCGAAGCAGCTAAGCACTTCACAGACCCTATGAGAAAGGGCGCGGCTTATTATTATGCTCGTGATTTTAAGCTGGCTCACAGTGCGTTTTTGCAGACCAAAACAGCTCTTGGTTTCTATAATGCTGCTAGCGCACTAGCTCGCCAACGTGAGTACCTTGCCGCGAGAGACTTGTTGAAAACACTGAGTGAAAAGCCAGACCAGTCTCCAAAATTAAGAGCGGATGTAGAAAATAACTTGGCTGTGCTGAGCGGGATTGTCGAAGAAGTTAACCGAACCAGTGAGAGTCAATCAGGCACTACAGACGGCCCGGAAGAATCTTTAGAGCTTGATGACGATCAGCCGCGCACGGGTGATGGTGCAGAAGAAGAAACGGTAGCGGAATTAATGCTTAAGGAAACACTTAACGCCAATGAAATATTGGGGAGCCAAGAGCTCGCCGATAAGTGGTTAAAGCGAGTAGAAGCGGATCCTAAGTTCTTCTTGAAGTCTAAGTTCCAAATTCAGCTACGAGAGCCTGTACCTTCCATTGAGCAGATGAAAAAACAGCAACAGATGCCAAAACAGGAGCAAACACAATGA